One Paenibacillus riograndensis SBR5 DNA segment encodes these proteins:
- a CDS encoding glycoside hydrolase family 32 protein, with translation MAIGAAAYYSGRNNIPEEAAPSHSPPAYRAAYHFTTPDKWMNDPQRPVYLDGVYHYYYLYNRDYPAGNGTEWRHAVSVDLVHWTDEGIAIPKYTTPNGDPWSGSVVVDVTGSAGFGKGAVVAIMTQPSADGGQQEQYLWYSTDHGYTFRPYGHAPVLPNPGTADFRDPKIIWDDLSRKWVMVLAEGTKIGLYESKNLKAWHYMSGFVTEGIGIVECPDLYLMHAEDGAYKWVLGASANGIDSGKPNTYAYWTGDFDGVAFLPDRKEPQWLDYGFDWYGAVTFEDGTSRDATHHRYAMAWMNNWEYAQHTPTMREGFNGMDSIVRQIELKQAGGDSYRLVSEPLEALSQTAKEVATYERFDVKGSKTLPVTGDSYELNTDITWSELKNAGVRLRESADQSRHVDVGVFAEAGYTYVNRAYTGNPDKSGKYLESTAPFDVSKKKIHLKILVDRTSVEVFIDDGSVVYSNVVFPELDDKGITLFSDGGTAVFSNIVIKPLK, from the coding sequence ATCGCTATAGGGGCGGCGGCTTACTATTCCGGAAGGAACAATATCCCGGAGGAGGCCGCCCCTTCTCATTCACCGCCGGCCTATCGGGCGGCCTACCATTTTACCACACCCGATAAGTGGATGAACGATCCGCAAAGACCTGTTTATCTGGACGGGGTATACCATTACTACTATCTGTACAACCGCGACTATCCCGCTGGAAATGGTACTGAATGGCGGCACGCGGTATCTGTTGATCTGGTGCATTGGACAGATGAGGGAATCGCCATCCCCAAGTATACAACCCCCAATGGTGATCCCTGGTCAGGGTCGGTAGTTGTGGATGTGACAGGATCAGCCGGTTTCGGAAAAGGGGCTGTTGTCGCGATTATGACCCAGCCCTCCGCCGATGGCGGGCAGCAAGAGCAATATTTGTGGTACAGCACCGACCACGGATACACCTTTCGCCCTTACGGACATGCTCCCGTTTTGCCCAATCCGGGAACAGCCGACTTTAGAGATCCAAAGATCATTTGGGATGACCTCTCCCGCAAATGGGTCATGGTCTTGGCTGAAGGCACAAAAATAGGCTTGTATGAATCCAAGAACTTAAAAGCCTGGCACTATATGAGCGGTTTCGTAACAGAAGGTATCGGAATTGTGGAATGCCCGGATCTTTACCTGATGCATGCGGAGGACGGGGCTTATAAATGGGTGCTCGGCGCCAGCGCCAATGGCATTGACTCAGGGAAACCCAACACCTATGCCTACTGGACAGGAGATTTCGACGGCGTGGCATTTCTCCCTGACCGGAAGGAGCCGCAGTGGCTGGATTACGGCTTTGACTGGTACGGTGCCGTAACCTTTGAGGATGGAACAAGCCGCGACGCCACCCATCATCGTTACGCTATGGCCTGGATGAATAATTGGGAATATGCCCAGCATACGCCGACGATGCGGGAAGGCTTCAACGGAATGGATTCGATTGTCCGTCAAATTGAACTGAAGCAGGCTGGCGGGGACAGCTATCGGCTTGTGTCAGAACCTCTTGAAGCCTTAAGCCAAACGGCCAAGGAGGTAGCCACTTATGAGCGCTTCGATGTGAAGGGCTCTAAGACACTTCCTGTCACGGGCGATTCGTACGAGCTTAACACCGATATCACTTGGTCTGAGCTTAAGAATGCCGGTGTCAGACTTCGGGAATCAGCGGATCAAAGCCGTCATGTGGATGTAGGAGTTTTTGCCGAGGCCGGGTACACTTATGTCAATCGGGCCTACACCGGGAATCCCGACAAAAGCGGAAAATATCTGGAAAGCACAGCTCCCTTTGATGTAAGCAAAAAGAAGATCCACCTGAAGATTCTTGTGGATCGGACGAGCGTTGAAGTGTTTATTGATGACGGCTCCGTCGTATATTCCAATGTCGTTTTTCCTGAATTAGACGATAAGGGGATCACACTGTTTTCCGACGGCGGCACAGCGGTTTTCAGCAATATTGTGATCAAGCCATTGAAATAA
- a CDS encoding malate:quinone oxidoreductase: MSNRQKTDVILIGAGIMSATLGSLLKELVPDWKITVFERRAGAGEESSNEWNNAGTGHSSLCELNYTVEQPDGSIDISKAIKVNEEYQFSKQFWSYLVKSKRIQHPQDFIVPVPHMSFVQGEADVTFLKKRFEALSQNPLFQGMEFSEDPEQLMEWIPLMMKDRRINQPIAATRIESGTDVNFGALTRILFDHLQSNNTDIRYQHNVDDIKRAGDGSWDLKVRNLENGTTTRHSAKFVFIGGGGGSLHLLQKSGIPEGKGIGGFPVSGLFMVCQKPDIVAQHHAKVYGKAALGAPPMSVPHLDTRVIDKKESLFFGPFAGFSPKFLKYGSVFDLITSVKPGNLTTMLAAGAKNLSLTKYLIGQVMLSKDQRIEALREFVPGAQSGDWDLVVAGQRVQIIKDTAAGKGTLQFGTEVISSADGSIAALLGASPGASTAVSVMLEVIGKCFPQQLKAWEPKIKEMIPAYGVTLMENPKLINEIQKLTDRSLNLTSRAGEVEKKAPISSSS; encoded by the coding sequence ATGAGCAACCGACAAAAAACAGATGTTATTTTAATTGGTGCCGGAATCATGAGTGCGACGTTAGGTTCACTGCTAAAAGAATTAGTGCCGGACTGGAAAATCACAGTGTTTGAGCGGCGGGCGGGTGCAGGTGAGGAGAGCTCTAATGAATGGAATAATGCAGGAACCGGGCACTCTTCGCTCTGCGAGCTGAACTACACCGTAGAGCAGCCGGATGGCTCCATCGATATCAGCAAAGCTATAAAAGTGAATGAAGAGTATCAGTTTTCCAAGCAGTTCTGGTCGTATCTGGTGAAAAGCAAGCGGATACAGCATCCGCAGGATTTTATCGTACCCGTGCCCCATATGAGCTTTGTGCAAGGGGAAGCCGACGTGACCTTTTTGAAAAAACGATTTGAAGCGCTTTCGCAAAATCCGCTGTTTCAGGGAATGGAATTTTCCGAGGATCCGGAGCAGCTGATGGAATGGATTCCGCTTATGATGAAAGACAGAAGAATTAACCAGCCCATCGCGGCGACCCGGATTGAATCAGGTACGGATGTGAACTTTGGCGCGTTAACGCGCATTTTGTTTGACCACTTACAGAGTAACAACACGGATATCAGATACCAGCATAATGTCGATGATATTAAACGTGCCGGCGACGGCTCCTGGGACCTGAAGGTGCGGAATCTCGAGAACGGTACCACTACGCGCCATTCCGCGAAATTCGTCTTTATCGGCGGCGGGGGCGGGAGTCTGCATTTGCTGCAGAAATCCGGTATTCCTGAGGGGAAGGGCATTGGAGGCTTTCCGGTGAGCGGGCTGTTTATGGTGTGCCAGAAGCCGGACATTGTTGCACAGCATCATGCCAAAGTATACGGAAAAGCTGCACTCGGTGCTCCGCCTATGTCTGTCCCGCATCTGGATACCAGAGTCATCGACAAAAAAGAATCGCTGTTCTTTGGGCCGTTTGCCGGCTTCTCGCCAAAGTTTCTGAAATACGGTTCGGTGTTTGATCTGATAACTTCTGTAAAACCGGGTAATCTTACCACAATGCTGGCGGCAGGTGCGAAGAATCTTTCATTGACCAAGTACCTGATCGGGCAGGTGATGTTATCAAAAGATCAGCGCATTGAAGCCTTACGGGAATTTGTCCCGGGCGCCCAAAGCGGGGATTGGGACCTGGTAGTGGCGGGCCAGCGCGTGCAGATCATCAAAGATACGGCAGCCGGCAAAGGCACGCTTCAATTCGGCACCGAAGTCATAAGCAGCGCCGATGGGTCGATAGCCGCATTGCTGGGTGCTTCTCCCGGTGCTTCTACCGCCGTTTCGGTCATGCTTGAAGTCATTGGCAAATGCTTTCCGCAGCAGCTCAAGGCGTGGGAGCCGAAAATAAAAGAAATGATTCCTGCCTATGGCGTCACTCTTATGGAAAACCCTAAACTGATCAACGAAATTCAGAAATTAACGGACCGCTCCCTAAATCTGACGAGCAGAGCAGGGGAGGTTGAAAAAAAGGCTCCTATTTCAAGTTCTTCGTAG
- a CDS encoding glycosyltransferase family 8 protein, with product MVELVLTINDKDGSYTEHAAVVLASIFSKTEQTINVHIVHDDSLSEENKVKLTQMVDVFHHNIFFYHVTIPGDMREVAAGVHKIDYWTMASMYRLLLPIIIQTDRVIYLDCDILVNMDINELWSIDLGDRYLGAVLDQGENLLEYFTSMGLSAELYFNSGVILFHLDNIRKKDNWYGEMLNFLRNFPKMTMPDQDVLNAVYSCNYLQLDQCFNTFAQNELDLEHKIIHFAGENKWWDADSPHVTLYNNFRAMTPWGWGGGYAPEPVIEAAFEPALADIPVEPPAPEVHFPEPPVQEFQFLPPPVQEAQFLAPPVQDIQLPAPPVQDIQLPAPPVQEIPVAEAPAPPPDNLPVKRHRRKIRRTLRLKRRLRRKRIIRARYRSIKRARLIKYRYVKRRILKLRRKKLRTVSRTGKLRTVSRRKHVIKRLSLRKSRHSLKRKHQRKLHKAG from the coding sequence ATGGTTGAATTGGTTTTAACGATTAACGATAAAGATGGAAGTTATACGGAGCATGCGGCTGTAGTTCTTGCCTCAATTTTTTCCAAGACCGAGCAAACGATCAATGTGCACATTGTGCATGATGATTCCTTAAGTGAGGAAAACAAGGTAAAACTCACTCAAATGGTCGATGTATTTCATCACAACATCTTTTTTTATCATGTTACAATTCCTGGAGATATGCGGGAAGTGGCAGCAGGCGTGCATAAAATCGACTACTGGACAATGGCCAGTATGTATCGTTTGCTGCTCCCGATAATTATTCAGACAGACAGAGTGATTTATCTGGATTGCGACATTTTGGTCAATATGGATATTAATGAACTATGGAGCATTGACCTGGGAGATCGTTATTTGGGTGCAGTATTGGATCAAGGGGAAAACTTGCTGGAGTACTTTACCTCCATGGGACTAAGCGCGGAGCTCTATTTTAACTCAGGCGTCATTCTGTTTCACCTGGACAATATCCGCAAAAAAGACAACTGGTATGGAGAAATGCTTAATTTCCTGCGTAATTTTCCAAAGATGACAATGCCAGACCAAGATGTTCTGAATGCGGTGTACAGCTGCAACTATTTACAATTGGACCAGTGTTTTAATACGTTCGCGCAGAATGAACTCGATTTAGAGCATAAAATTATTCATTTCGCCGGAGAAAACAAATGGTGGGATGCAGATTCACCTCATGTAACGTTATACAATAATTTCCGTGCCATGACCCCCTGGGGTTGGGGAGGAGGGTATGCGCCGGAGCCGGTTATCGAGGCAGCTTTCGAGCCGGCTCTGGCTGACATCCCGGTGGAACCGCCTGCTCCGGAAGTTCATTTCCCTGAACCTCCGGTTCAAGAATTTCAGTTTCTGCCTCCTCCGGTCCAAGAAGCCCAGTTCCTGGCTCCTCCGGTTCAGGACATTCAGCTTCCAGCCCCTCCGGTTCAAGACATTCAGCTTCCGGCCCCTCCCGTTCAGGAAATTCCGGTCGCTGAAGCGCCTGCTCCGCCTCCGGATAACCTTCCAGTGAAGCGGCACAGACGGAAAATCCGCAGAACCCTGCGGCTGAAACGCAGACTGAGAAGAAAAAGAATCATCCGCGCCAGATATCGTTCGATTAAGCGCGCAAGACTGATTAAGTACCGGTATGTAAAGAGAAGAATTCTGAAACTGAGAAGGAAAAAACTGCGGACCGTGAGCAGAACGGGAAAACTGCGGACCGTGAGCAGAAGAAAACATGTAATCAAACGGCTTTCACTGAGAAAAAGCAGACACTCTCTGAAGCGTAAGCATCAGCGTAAACTTCATAAAGCAGGCTGA
- a CDS encoding sugar phosphate nucleotidyltransferase, translating into MKGLILCAGRGTRLQPSTYTKPKCMLPVNGEYILVSIINKLVAAGITEIGIVVNHTQGEIRRTIGDGERWNASLTFLMQEEPMGLADAVKSAKSFMADSPFVLMLGDNLYEGDIAPLIRSLETDNAAASILLQQVKDPGQFGVAAVHAGQIIGLEEKPKYPKSDLAIVGVYALTAAIWPAMDRLTPSPRGEYEMTDAIQLLITEGGHVVYSIAAEPFFDIGTHDRWLEANRYKMGQDPQNFVKPSGMHSSVQWIPPVRIDPTATVMNSVVGPYVYIGPNSVVEDCILSNSILTDQVTLSHVHAEGSVFGSYVHLAEQEIQEQPARHILGDRASVTRTQAGLQNDSK; encoded by the coding sequence ATGAAAGGATTAATTTTATGCGCTGGCCGGGGAACCAGACTGCAGCCTTCAACCTATACCAAACCAAAGTGCATGTTGCCTGTTAACGGGGAGTATATTCTTGTCTCCATTATTAACAAGCTTGTTGCCGCCGGAATTACCGAGATTGGAATCGTTGTGAACCATACGCAGGGAGAGATCCGGCGGACAATCGGGGACGGGGAGCGGTGGAATGCCTCGTTAACCTTTCTTATGCAGGAAGAACCTATGGGGCTGGCGGATGCGGTGAAAAGCGCGAAGTCATTTATGGCGGATTCCCCTTTTGTATTGATGCTTGGCGATAATTTGTATGAAGGTGATATAGCGCCTTTAATCCGGTCATTGGAAACAGACAATGCTGCGGCTTCAATACTGCTTCAGCAGGTTAAGGACCCTGGTCAATTTGGTGTCGCTGCCGTCCATGCCGGGCAAATTATCGGTTTGGAGGAAAAGCCTAAATACCCCAAATCCGATTTGGCTATTGTTGGCGTATACGCTCTTACTGCAGCGATCTGGCCGGCAATGGACAGGCTAACACCCTCCCCGCGTGGAGAATACGAGATGACGGATGCCATTCAGTTGTTAATAACAGAAGGCGGACATGTGGTGTACAGCATAGCGGCTGAACCGTTTTTTGATATCGGAACCCACGACAGATGGCTTGAAGCGAATCGCTACAAGATGGGTCAAGATCCACAGAACTTTGTAAAACCATCCGGCATGCACAGCTCTGTCCAGTGGATTCCTCCGGTTAGGATTGATCCGACCGCCACCGTGATGAACAGTGTGGTTGGACCTTATGTGTATATTGGCCCGAATAGTGTGGTCGAGGATTGCATTCTGTCCAACAGCATTTTGACGGATCAGGTGACCTTGTCCCATGTTCATGCGGAGGGAAGTGTTTTTGGCTCCTATGTTCATCTGGCTGAACAAGAAATCCAAGAGCAGCCGGCCCGCCATATTCTAGGCGATCGTGCATCAGTCACAAGAACTCAAGCGGGCTTGCAGAACGATTCAAAATAA
- a CDS encoding GNAT family N-acetyltransferase, producing MSKNIVPLLYHSKEQIAGITRLEQDCSQSDSFYINAGIEHLAKAGGDHGILCYQDNQIIGLLSWYTADGSIANINAIVHPGHRRQGVFRSLLQRAAEDMKPQGIEALCFRVPQGSQAGLAAVQSLGAVFNRSEYLMTLKPMKINSPVSSDLSLFPARPEDFEFMVACSSAAFGDPEAWTRKYFTGTNEPGRATYVAWMNHYRVGLIRFNDLNGNTAIIHDFCILPTHQGKGLGQNVLILALELLLQKPYQQIRLSVVTDNERALNLYRNAGFEVKTEHQYYMSSL from the coding sequence ATGTCCAAAAACATCGTTCCCCTGCTCTATCATTCCAAGGAACAAATCGCTGGCATTACCCGGCTTGAGCAGGATTGCAGCCAATCAGATTCTTTCTACATCAATGCAGGCATTGAGCATCTCGCCAAAGCCGGTGGAGATCACGGAATCCTGTGTTATCAGGACAATCAAATCATCGGCCTGCTTAGCTGGTATACCGCTGACGGCAGCATCGCGAATATCAATGCCATCGTTCATCCGGGGCACCGCCGCCAGGGAGTATTCCGCAGCCTGCTCCAACGTGCTGCCGAGGATATGAAACCTCAAGGCATAGAAGCTCTCTGCTTCCGGGTTCCTCAAGGCTCACAGGCCGGACTTGCCGCTGTGCAGTCTCTTGGAGCAGTCTTTAACCGCTCTGAATACTTGATGACATTGAAGCCTATGAAAATTAACAGCCCAGTATCTTCCGATCTATCTCTATTTCCCGCCCGGCCCGAAGACTTTGAGTTTATGGTAGCCTGCTCGTCTGCGGCTTTTGGCGACCCGGAGGCTTGGACGCGCAAATATTTCACCGGAACCAATGAACCGGGCCGTGCCACTTATGTCGCTTGGATGAATCATTACCGGGTCGGGCTTATCCGTTTCAATGACTTGAATGGAAATACGGCGATCATCCATGATTTTTGTATTTTGCCCACTCATCAAGGAAAAGGGCTTGGACAGAACGTTCTTATCCTTGCGTTGGAGCTCTTATTACAGAAACCCTATCAGCAGATTCGTCTAAGTGTTGTCACGGATAATGAGCGGGCCTTGAATCTATACCGCAATGCGGGCTTTGAGGTTAAGACTGAACACCAGTACTACATGAGCAGCCTATAG
- a CDS encoding S-layer homology domain-containing protein, with amino-acid sequence MLFHAVRRKASLMIVFALLVSTLMPHMVFGEAAQFKDIAGSYAQKEIQSLAEAGIISGYEDNAFKPNKAMSRAELAKIIVLSLGLKVNGDQAAPFKDVDSKSWYRGYVGALVESGITEGTSATTFSPNSNVTREELVVFFIRAFGLEDTAKKLPVDSKLSDILEVSEWAKAQVSLAFKNGFINGVQGSDGTLKFKPKEHAERQALARLAYEFKTNKSVYVEKSKQLLAEEAAKGQNPVESPAATPAATQVTTDRGTSGGGSAPGTSAPATPTPAPTSPGPATPGPATPGPATPTPTPATPAPAPVSGLQIVVKGENTDAIYAEEPTEVIFRSSLNSAETVNASVYKVDDSGKVISQIISLYDDGSADHGDSLKADGIYSGKAVLTESTEGYINLQAFAGDVPSSTVFKLSVMKHLTDEQLAQTEIIENNTQAKLDHLATEYGDVQKAKEKTVAWLKAQDEVEHAGISGEGGSIWYLLDNGILGGISAAPENTKGLSSTIEEASSSNALAAEALTQNAEQTVATIGSKRVAVISPFSSKLTSSTVYDAVYNSFNQSNHSFLAERVKDTAANVNFFKRLNQYGVVVLDTHGDTFYDETVLQKLHNKYGIDFKYAGPQVMFLTGEKATAESKKAYELDLKKGRLAIVSGYYAITPSFITRYNDMLPGTIVYNGSCRSSYNDSMADAFINNGAGTYYGYTDYVKLAYDQAIAQSVSTALAGENMTTKEAFQAAVAAHGANDGLAAFAMKGSNIGVKTEGVINGTFENGNWTGWNGNGDVRVISKLGPLKPTEGNYMAIISTGLGFENNDNGGYDYNSDSYIEQSFIVPAGATTLSFDYNFISEEPKEYVGTKYNDTFKATVTSSVYINTASVITSHVNGGNTVTSNVYGDESVIIGTESINESTAYWIDENKVAIDFYGGDQTAYMTNWKHVQFDVSQFAGKASIVLRFHVWDQGDSVFDTAILIDNVILK; translated from the coding sequence ATGCTATTCCATGCAGTACGCCGTAAAGCCAGTCTGATGATTGTATTTGCTCTGTTAGTAAGCACCCTTATGCCACATATGGTATTTGGTGAGGCTGCGCAGTTCAAAGACATCGCTGGCTCTTATGCGCAAAAGGAGATTCAATCATTAGCAGAAGCAGGAATAATCTCTGGATATGAAGATAACGCCTTTAAACCGAATAAGGCTATGTCACGCGCAGAACTGGCTAAAATTATCGTCCTGTCCCTCGGTTTGAAAGTAAATGGTGACCAGGCGGCACCGTTTAAAGACGTTGACTCGAAAAGTTGGTACCGCGGCTATGTAGGTGCACTCGTAGAGTCGGGTATCACGGAAGGAACATCGGCGACTACCTTCAGCCCTAATTCAAATGTCACCCGCGAAGAGCTGGTCGTGTTTTTCATCCGAGCTTTCGGATTGGAGGATACAGCGAAGAAGCTTCCGGTTGATAGCAAGCTGTCGGATATCTTAGAGGTATCCGAATGGGCAAAAGCGCAAGTATCCCTTGCCTTCAAAAATGGCTTCATCAACGGGGTCCAAGGCAGTGACGGGACGCTGAAATTTAAACCGAAAGAGCATGCGGAGCGCCAGGCCCTGGCTCGTCTGGCTTATGAGTTCAAAACCAATAAGTCAGTGTATGTCGAGAAATCCAAGCAGCTTCTTGCTGAAGAGGCTGCCAAGGGTCAGAATCCCGTAGAATCCCCGGCTGCAACCCCGGCTGCAACCCAGGTAACAACTGACCGTGGGACTTCTGGGGGGGGTTCTGCACCGGGAACCTCTGCACCGGCAACTCCAACCCCTGCACCGACATCGCCTGGACCAGCAACACCTGGACCAGCAACGCCTGGACCGGCGACGCCTACACCTACACCGGCAACGCCAGCACCTGCACCGGTAAGCGGTCTCCAGATTGTGGTGAAGGGGGAGAACACAGATGCCATTTATGCGGAAGAGCCAACCGAAGTCATATTCCGTTCATCGCTTAATTCAGCGGAAACGGTAAATGCGAGTGTCTATAAAGTAGATGACAGCGGCAAAGTGATTTCCCAGATCATCTCACTGTATGATGATGGTTCGGCAGATCATGGAGACAGTCTTAAGGCAGACGGGATCTACAGCGGCAAAGCAGTATTGACTGAAAGTACGGAGGGCTACATAAATCTGCAGGCGTTTGCAGGAGATGTGCCGAGCAGCACAGTCTTTAAATTATCTGTAATGAAGCATCTTACGGATGAACAGCTTGCACAAACAGAAATCATTGAAAATAACACGCAGGCTAAGCTTGATCATCTGGCCACTGAATATGGCGATGTGCAAAAAGCAAAGGAAAAAACAGTGGCATGGCTCAAAGCACAAGACGAAGTAGAGCATGCTGGTATTTCGGGTGAGGGAGGAAGCATCTGGTATTTGCTGGACAACGGGATTCTGGGGGGGATATCCGCCGCGCCTGAGAATACTAAAGGGTTAAGCAGTACCATAGAAGAGGCTTCGTCCAGTAATGCATTGGCAGCTGAGGCGCTAACGCAAAACGCGGAACAAACCGTAGCCACAATAGGAAGCAAGCGGGTTGCTGTGATTTCTCCATTTTCCAGCAAGCTTACATCATCGACAGTTTATGACGCTGTATATAATAGCTTCAACCAGTCGAATCACTCCTTCCTTGCGGAGAGAGTAAAAGATACCGCGGCGAACGTTAACTTCTTTAAAAGACTGAATCAGTATGGAGTCGTGGTTTTAGACACTCATGGGGATACCTTCTATGATGAAACTGTGCTCCAGAAACTCCATAATAAATACGGTATTGATTTCAAATATGCCGGACCGCAGGTAATGTTTCTGACAGGAGAAAAGGCGACGGCAGAGAGCAAAAAAGCATATGAGCTGGACTTGAAAAAGGGAAGACTGGCAATTGTCTCCGGTTATTATGCTATTACGCCTTCTTTTATTACACGGTATAACGATATGCTTCCTGGTACGATCGTATATAATGGCAGTTGCCGGAGCTCATATAACGATTCCATGGCAGATGCGTTCATTAACAATGGTGCTGGCACATATTATGGGTATACAGATTATGTAAAGCTTGCTTATGATCAGGCAATTGCCCAATCCGTTTCCACCGCATTGGCCGGTGAGAACATGACAACCAAAGAAGCTTTTCAGGCAGCAGTGGCGGCCCATGGAGCAAACGATGGTTTGGCAGCGTTCGCCATGAAAGGAAGCAACATAGGCGTTAAGACAGAAGGCGTGATCAACGGAACCTTTGAAAACGGAAACTGGACCGGCTGGAATGGAAACGGGGATGTCCGGGTGATCTCCAAGCTGGGGCCGCTTAAGCCGACAGAGGGGAACTACATGGCTATTATCAGCACTGGCCTTGGGTTTGAGAACAACGATAACGGAGGCTACGACTACAATTCAGATAGTTATATCGAGCAAAGTTTCATAGTTCCGGCGGGAGCCACGACCTTATCGTTCGATTACAACTTCATTTCTGAGGAACCTAAGGAATACGTTGGAACCAAATACAATGACACTTTTAAAGCAACGGTAACTTCAAGTGTATACATCAATACGGCTTCCGTCATTACCTCTCACGTGAATGGTGGCAATACGGTGACGTCCAATGTCTATGGTGACGAGTCCGTTATTATCGGCACTGAATCGATTAATGAATCCACGGCATATTGGATTGATGAGAACAAAGTAGCGATTGATTTCTACGGCGGGGATCAGACAGCATACATGACGAATTGGAAGCATGTACAATTCGATGTAAGCCAATTTGCCGGTAAGGCTTCAATTGTCCTCCGCTTCCATGTTTGGGATCAAGGAGACAGTGTCTTCGATACGGCAATACTAATTGATAATGTAATATTAAAATAA
- a CDS encoding DinB family protein: MNTTEALQRFEETANHYIQELDSFSMEQLKRQPAEDEWSLGQMYQHLINSALYMQLRNIEQCLASSEDAAAPITVKTKEGTAIFDQGSFPPIRVHVPPSPQYTPGQPESKEQLIQGLYTVIGRMKEILPQLEKGTMQNTVPHPRFGPLNAQEWFLLIEMHYRHHLLQMGRLTQFLEGSA, translated from the coding sequence ATGAATACCACCGAAGCATTACAGCGTTTTGAAGAAACTGCAAATCACTATATTCAGGAATTAGATAGTTTCAGCATGGAGCAGTTGAAGCGTCAGCCTGCGGAGGACGAGTGGTCGCTTGGACAAATGTATCAGCATTTAATTAACTCGGCGCTGTATATGCAGCTTCGCAATATTGAACAATGCTTGGCCTCTAGCGAGGACGCTGCAGCCCCTATAACGGTAAAAACTAAAGAAGGCACAGCTATATTCGATCAGGGAAGCTTTCCGCCAATACGTGTTCATGTCCCGCCATCCCCGCAGTACACCCCGGGGCAGCCAGAGAGCAAAGAACAGCTGATTCAGGGATTATATACAGTGATCGGCCGCATGAAAGAAATCCTGCCACAGCTTGAAAAGGGGACTATGCAGAATACGGTGCCCCATCCGCGATTCGGTCCGCTCAATGCACAAGAATGGTTTTTGCTTATTGAAATGCACTACCGTCATCATCTGCTGCAGATGGGCCGGTTGACACAATTTTTGGAAGGCAGCGCATAA
- a CDS encoding M56 family metallopeptidase → MVHILWLFVLIKLLVPVAPQSPVSLFNLFPHAVPAPAIVQPSLADQIYEEKEAGQHWITIGALVWFGGLLFLGGYYLWSVLVFRKRVGNSRKPVTQEVLPILEACTKKLNLHQTVPIYETSSLRSPCLHGLLRPAIYLPEDIAVIADSNQLTHILMHELTHYKRKDLWFNFLWTLSIGLHWYNPFVWLAVRRMKADQEVACDAGVLEVLGARESSSYGMTLLMLSRLFSQKPVPGVNLTHFWEHKNETKRRVMMITRFKRGSYIGCRAPQHCQYPFLHFNGNLTPPLSGLL, encoded by the coding sequence ATCGTTCATATACTGTGGCTCTTTGTGTTGATTAAGCTGCTTGTTCCAGTTGCTCCGCAAAGCCCTGTCAGCCTGTTCAATCTGTTCCCGCACGCTGTGCCTGCTCCAGCTATAGTACAACCGTCCCTTGCAGATCAAATCTATGAGGAAAAAGAGGCTGGACAACATTGGATAACTATCGGGGCGCTTGTCTGGTTTGGCGGACTTCTATTTTTGGGCGGATATTACTTGTGGAGCGTGCTGGTATTCAGAAAAAGAGTTGGAAACTCCCGCAAGCCCGTCACCCAAGAGGTACTCCCTATTCTTGAAGCGTGCACAAAAAAATTGAATCTTCATCAAACGGTTCCCATCTATGAGACAAGCAGTCTGCGCAGCCCCTGTCTTCACGGCTTATTACGGCCTGCAATTTATTTGCCTGAGGATATTGCCGTGATCGCCGATTCGAATCAGCTGACACACATCCTGATGCATGAGCTTACCCATTACAAGCGTAAGGATTTGTGGTTCAACTTCCTGTGGACGCTGTCGATAGGGCTGCATTGGTACAACCCTTTTGTCTGGCTGGCCGTAAGGAGAATGAAAGCCGATCAGGAGGTTGCCTGCGACGCCGGTGTTCTTGAAGTGCTGGGCGCACGTGAATCTTCGTCATACGGCATGACTCTGCTGATGCTGTCGCGGTTATTTTCCCAAAAACCTGTTCCCGGGGTCAACCTGACACATTTTTGGGAGCACAAGAATGAAACGAAACGGAGAGTTATGATGATTACCAGGTTCAAAAGAGGTTCGTACATTGGCTGTCGAGCTCCCCAACACTGTCAGTATCCATTTCTCCACTTTAACGGAAACTTAACTCCACCTCTTAGTGGCTTATTATAG